A genomic region of Raphanus sativus cultivar WK10039 chromosome 6, ASM80110v3, whole genome shotgun sequence contains the following coding sequences:
- the LOC108831857 gene encoding mRNA export factor GLE1, with translation MGIVLEPPCPRSVDGISIDPEPNWNFNSLLSEIESVEKKLNVFSKFPQPLTHTTLRMGKRGGGFVMRVSEDEMESDLDEDEEEEERSQICTKGKRFGCDESDDDSDEEYDCEPESFLLSKMGLAESALYEVINDHLTEVKEDVRSQVSVVETEILQEIETSRSAIARVEKYKETRKEVERKLDLQYQRKVAEALDTHLTAIQREHEIKSQIEERKIRSEEAQEEARRRERAHQEEKIRQEKARAEAEMQAKLRAEEAKKEAERKAAKEAAEKEVTDRKAAEQRIAEEKTERERSSAASNAQAGGKSIQAAESALTLENHRLKKLEELEATNQSLRSQRPNEDFSSFEKQITRAIKQIRGTKDNVSKKSNEIVKIFRDPHCPVSISIATFAKKIVSAKDHFAGSYVIVYVTSQFPQAMDIVLAEFHKACNYTVPKHILNSQSAWDSDAYEHLDSTMRLYGALVQNDIRGGNVTNIHGIEQGWAWLARFLNKTSANRATATALNAFLQMAGFGLHQRYRSQFLKVVNIVREHFLPRLKARKDASNLQTIITDITAYLDDQMYLKEPVGRSMQTNTLSAEITAGEVNQSNYQRYQGNNYYRDY, from the exons at GGGGATTGTTTTGGAACCACCTTGTCCCAGAAGCGTGGATGGGATTAGCATTGACCCTGAGCCTAACTGGAACTTCAATAGCTTACTCTCTGAAATCGAGTCTGTTGAGAAGAAGCTTAATGTTTTTTCAAAGTTTCCTCAGCCTCTCACTCACACAACCTTAcg GATGGGAAAGAGAGGTGGAGGATTTGTGATGCGTGTATCAGAAGATGAGATGGAGAGTGATttagatgaagatgaagaagaagaagaacgtaGTCAGATCTGTACGAAAGGGAAACGTTTTGGCTGTGATGAGAG TGATGATGACTCTGATGAGGAGTATGACTGTGAACCCGAGTCCTTTTTGTTGAGTAAGATGGGTTTGGCTGAGAGTGCCCTATATGAGGTGATCAACGACCACCTAACCGAAGTTAAG GAAGATGTTAGGAGTCAAGTATCAGTTGTTGAAACGGAAATATTGCAAGAGATTGAAACGTCTCGCTCTGCAATAGCCCGGGTTGAAAAGTATAAAGAAACTAGAAAAGAAGTGGAACGTAAACTTGATCTTCAGTACCAGCGGAAAGT TGCTGAAGCACTTGATACTCATCTCACTGCAATCCAACGTGAGCATGAAATCAAATCGCaaatagaagaaagaaaaataaggAGCGAGGAAGCTCAGGAGGAAGCCAGGAGGAGAGAAAGAGCACATCAAGAAGAGAAAATACGTCAAGAAAAGGCTCGTGCAGAGGCTGAA ATGCAAGCAAAACTGAGAGCTGAAGAAGCAAAGAAAGAAGCCGAGAGAAAAGCAGCTAAAGAAGCAGCTGAAAAGGAAGTAACAGATCGCAAAGCTGCTGAGCAAAGAATTGCGGAAGAGAAGACTGAGAGGGAGAGAAGTTCAGCTGCATCCAATGCTCAAGCTGGGG GTAAATCAATCCAAGCTGCAGAAAGTGCTTTGACATTGGAGAACCACAGGTTGAAGAAGCTCGAAGAGTTAGAAGCAACGAACCAGTCGCTAAGATCACAACGTCCAAATGAAGACTTTAGCAGctttgaaaaacaaataacaagGGCCATAAAGCAAATAAGAGGAACAAAGGATAATGTTAG TAAGAAAAGCAACGAAATTGTCAAAATATTCAGAGACCCTCATTGTCCGGTGTCCATCAGCATTGCAACTTTTGCAAAGAAG ATAGTCTCGGCTAAAGATCATTTTGCAGGCAGCTACGTAATCGTTTACGTCACCTCGCAG TTTCCACAAGCAATGGATATTGTTCTTGCTGAATTCCACAAAGCTTGCAATTACACTGTCCCAAAGCATATTCTTAACTCACAG TCAGCTTGGGACTCAGACGCATATGAACATTTAGATTCCACAATGAGACTCTACGGTGCACTTGTTCAG AACGATATTCGAGGTGGCAATGTTACTAACATTCATGGGATTGAACAAGGATGGGCTTGGCTCGCCCGGTTCCTTAACAAAACCTCAGCCAACAGAGCTACGGCAACAGCTTTAAACGCATTTCTCCAG ATGGCAGGGTTTGGTCTTCACCAGAGGTACAGATCTCAGTTCTTGAAAGTTGTGAACATTGTGAGAGAGCATTTCCTGCCAAGATTGAAGGCGAGAAAGGACGCATCGAATCTACAGACCATCATAACAGATATCACGGCCTACTTGGATGACCAAATGTATCTCAAGGAGCCTGTAGGAAGATCCATGCAGACGAATACTTTGTCTGCTGAGATTACAGCCGGAGAAGTTAATCAGAGCAACTATCAGCGTTACCAGGGGAACAACTATTACAGAGACTATTAA
- the LOC108831864 gene encoding uncharacterized protein LOC108831864, translated as MAGSLGRTPESLKASGRSSEKLSLPILQGKIKRDPDGYETELQLIYKQFKASVDLFQQQAALSFSSVGPPDPSVAKDLGDRAMFLAHVTPFYPKQLAEFPSQLTDLLRTSCLEMPSGLRNHVAQGLILLMNRKSLVIEDLLALFLDVQSIGDRNLRKLTFSHIVQTVRKMSVTDPRHKGLQKIVISMLEQEDETKAKRALVTLCELLKKKVWLGDRHDRVAIAICEACFHASPRIMVSSLRFLLDYENIEDDDDSDASDNDDDEDSKPEPHVVINREAVYKANNKGTSSSKKKKQAKLQRAMKSIKKKQRASSENTTSTYSPLNHLNDPQKFAEKLLSRLQTGKSIGKTSERIETRLMMMKVIARTIGLHKLQLLSFYTYLQNYAKPHEKDVTQILAAAVQACHDGVPSDAVKPLFMQIVNQFVHDRSRPEAIAVGLNVIREMCLRIHELMTEELLQDLALYKKEHEKAISAGARSLIALFREINPSLLVKKDRGRPGGPVAKPKQYGEVNVFSNVPNVELLQESDHESDSDDGDQDDDDMELPGSDDVEQELIPDDAGTEEEGEEDSDDDDMNNTEDGSDVDASIGGDEEEDMNDSDEGETDSENEELESEDDDGEASAEESGSKGKKRKIVDFDANLLSADTSLRALKRFAEAKSEQPSLDDNDGILSNEDFRKIKDLQAKKEAKLALARKGFKVPDSDWLSKKRVNPDKLEAHIRHKLTKEQRMELVKAGREDRVKYQSRTAIKQKKVGGSSNKQKEHRKNMPLAAVRSKAGRSKRMKKMKNNTSGNQQRGRKAWK; from the exons ATGGCCGGATCTCTAGGTCGCACGCCGGAGTCCTTAAAGGCCTCTGGCCGGAGCTCCGAGAAGCTCAGCCTCCCCATCCTCCAGGGCAAAATCAAACGCGACCCGGATGGCTACGAAACAGAGCTCCAATTGATCTACAAACAGTTCAAAGCCTCCGTCGATCTCTTCCAGCAACAAGCCGCTCTCAGCTTCTCCTCCGTCGGCCCCCCCGACCCTTCCGTCGCCAAAGACCTCGGCGACCGAGCCATGTTCCTCGCTCACGTCACTCCCTTTTACCCCAAGCAGCTCGCTGAGTTTCCGTCTCAGCTGACTGATCTGCTCCGCACCTCGTGCCTCGAGATGCCCTCGGGGCTGAGGAACCATGTCGCTCAGGGTTTGATTCTTCTTATGAATCGAAAG AGTCTTGTCATAGAGGATTTGCTGGCTCTGTTTCTTGATGTTCAGAGCATTGGTGATAGGAACTTGAGGAAGCTTACGTTTTCTCACATTGTTCAAACCGTTCGTAAGATGAGTGTTACTGATCCGAGGCACAAGGGGCTTCAGAAGATTGTCATCTCCATGTTGGAG caAGAAGATGAAACGAAGGCGAAGAGAGCACTTGTTACTCTTTGTGAGCTTCTTAAGAAGAAGGTTTGGCTTGGTGATAGACATGATAGAGTTGCTATTGCGATTTGTGAAGCTTGCTTTCATGCTTCACCTAG GATCATGGTTTCTTCTCTTCGGTTTCTTCTTGACTACGAGAACattgaggatgatgatgatagtgaTGCTTCAGACAACGATGATGACGAGGATTCAAAGCCCGAACCCCATGTTGTGATTAACAGGGAGGCTGTTTACAAG GCGAACAACAAAGGTACATCTTctagcaagaagaagaagcaagcgAAACTGCAACGTGCAATGAAAAGCATTAAGAAAAAGCAGCGTGCTTCGTCCGAGAACACCACTTCAACTTATTCACCTCTCAATCATCTAAATGATCCTCAG aaattTGCAGAGAAATTGCTTTCTCGTCTTCAGACTGGCAAGAGCATTGGCAAAACTAGTGAACGAATTGAG ACcaggttgatgatgatgaaagtTATTGCACGCACAATTGGGCTCCACAAGTTGCAATTGTTAAGCTTTTATACTTATCTTCAAAACTATGCTAAG CCACATGAAAAGGACGTTACACAAATACTTGCAGCTGCAGTTCAGGCTTGCCATGATGGG GTTCCTTCTGATGCTGTAAAACCACTGTTCATGCAAATAGTGAATCAGTTTGTACACGACCGTTCACGTCCCGAG GCTATTGCTGTCGGACTCAATGTTATACGAGAAATGTGCCTGAGGATTCACGAG TTGATGACTGAAGAGTTGCTGCAAGATCTTGCACTGTATAAAAAGGAACATGAAAAGGCCATCTCCGCAGGAGCTCGTTCCCTCATAGCATTGTTCAGAGAG ATCAACCCTTCGCTTCTAGTGAAAAAAGACCGTGGCCGTCCTGGTGGTCCCGTTGCCAAACCTAAACAATATGGAGAAGTTAATGTCTTCAGCAATGTTCCCAATGTTGAGTTATTGCAAGAAAGTGATCATGAGAGTGACTCTGATGATGGTGATCAAGACGATGATGACATGGAGTTGCCTGGCAGTGATGATGTCGAGCAGGAGCTGATACCTGATGATGCGGGAACCGAGGAGGAAGGTGAAGAAGATTCTGATGACGATGACATGAATAACACTGAAGATGGCAGTGATGTCGATGCTTCTATCGGTGGGGATGAAGAGGAAGATATGAATGACAGTGATGAAGGCGAGACAGATTCGGAAAATGAAGAGCTCGAAAGCGAAGATGATGATGGAGAGGCTTCTGCAGAAGAGAGTGGAAGCAAAGGGAAGAAACGGAAGATAGTAGATTTCGATGCGAATCTTCTCTCTGCTGATACAAGCCTACGAGCACTAAAGAGGTTCGCAGAAGCGAAGAGCGAGCAGCCTTCTTTGGATGATAACGATGGCATACTTTCTAATGAGGACTTCCGAAAAATCAAAGATCTTCAG GCAAAGAAGGAAGCAAAACTTGCATTGGCTCGAAAGGGATTCAAGGTTCCGGATTCTGATTGGCTAAGTAAGAAGCGGGTCAATCCAGACAAACTTGAA GCTCACATAAGGCATAAACTGACAAAGGAGCAAAGGATGGAGTTAGTTAAAGCGGGTAGGGAGGACAGAGTGAAATACCAATCCAGGACTGCCATCAAGCAGAAGAAG GTGGGAGGATCGAGCAATAAACAGAAGGAGCACAGGAAGAATATGCCTCTTGCTGCCGTAAGATCAAAGGCTGGTAGATCAAAGCgaatgaagaaaatgaagaacaacACAAGCGGAAACCAGCAGAGAGGAAGGAAAGCTTGGAAATGA
- the LOC130495808 gene encoding allergen Asp f 7 homolog gives MDHQKNSGEFQSSLSSTGTTEAPIIPMEPKKSNESAKELRLNVHELKSAVKATTVDFGDSVHGGTVSSTSQSSPPPTGTNISSTPTSNNNPPPPPPTGTTASSSPTPTSNNNPPPPPPTGTTASSSPTPTSNNNPPPPPPTGTTASSSHSDVKPQPTASSSYGDHRLLLPHSDVKQQLNASSSYGDQRLNYHRQLMGHRCSPPDPYYGQIDGYGNVAHTATNNN, from the coding sequence ATGGATCATCAGAAAAATAGCGGCGAGTTTCAGAGCAGCCTCTCCAGCACCGGAACAACAGAAGCACCGATTATTCCTATGGAGCCGAAGAAATCAAATGAATCTGCAAAAGAGCTGAGGTTGAATGTACATGAATTGAAATCTGCCGTCAAAGCCACCACCGTAGACTTTGGCGACTCCGTTCATGGGGGTACCGTGAGCAGCACCAGCCAATCGTCTCCTCCTCCTACGGGGACCAACATCTCCTCCACTCCGACGTCAAACAACAACccaccgcctcctcctcctacgGGGACCACCGCCTCCTCCTCCCCCACTCCGACGTCAAACAACAACccaccgcctcctcctcctacgGGGACCACCGCCTCCTCCTCCCCCACTCCGACGTCAAACAACAACccaccgcctcctcctcctacgGGGACCACCGCCTCCTCCTCCCACTCCGACGTCAAACCACAACccaccgcctcctcctcctacgGGGACCACCGCCTCCTCCTCCCCCACTCCGACGTCAAACAACAATTGAACGCCTCCTCCTCCTACGGGGACCAACGTCTAAATTACCACAGGCAGCTAATGGGACATCGTTGCTCCCCCCCGGACCCATACTATGGACAAATTGACGGATATGGCAACGTTGCACATACTGCAACAAACAATAACTGA
- the LOC130495917 gene encoding uncharacterized protein LOC130495917, producing the protein MMMKVIARTIGLHKLQLLSFYTYLQNYAKPHEKDVTQILAAAVQACHDGVPSDAVKPLFMQIVNQFVHDRSRPEAIAVGLNVIREMCLRIHELMTEELLQDLALYKKEHEKAISAGARSLIALFREINPSLLVKKDRGRPGGPVAKPKQYGEVNVFSNVPNVELLQESDHESDSDDGDQDDDDMELPGSDDVEQELIPDDAGTEEEGEEDSDDDDMNNTEDGSDVDASIGGDEEEDMNDSDEGETDSENEELESEDDDGEASAEESGSKGKKRKIVDFDANLLSADTSLRALKRFAEAKSEQPSLDDNDGILSNEDFRKIKDLQAKKEAKLALARKGFKVPDSDWLSKKRVNPDKLEAHIRHKLTKEQRMELVKAGREDRVKYQSRTAIKQKKVGGSSNKQKEHRKNMPLAAVRSKAGRSKRMKKMKNNTSGNQQRGRKAWK; encoded by the exons atgatgatgaaagtTATTGCACGCACAATTGGGCTCCACAAGTTGCAATTGTTAAGCTTTTATACTTATCTTCAAAACTATGCTAAG CCACATGAAAAGGACGTTACACAAATACTTGCAGCTGCAGTTCAGGCTTGCCATGATGGG GTTCCTTCTGATGCTGTAAAACCACTGTTCATGCAAATAGTGAATCAGTTTGTACACGACCGTTCACGTCCCGAG GCTATTGCTGTCGGACTCAATGTTATACGAGAAATGTGCCTGAGGATTCACGAG TTGATGACTGAAGAGTTGCTGCAAGATCTTGCACTGTATAAAAAGGAACATGAAAAGGCCATCTCCGCAGGAGCTCGTTCCCTCATAGCATTGTTCAGAGAG ATCAACCCTTCGCTTCTAGTGAAAAAAGACCGTGGCCGTCCTGGTGGTCCCGTTGCCAAACCTAAACAATATGGAGAAGTTAATGTCTTCAGCAATGTTCCCAATGTTGAGTTATTGCAAGAAAGTGATCATGAGAGTGACTCTGATGATGGTGATCAAGACGATGATGACATGGAGTTGCCTGGCAGTGATGATGTCGAGCAGGAGCTGATACCTGATGATGCGGGAACCGAGGAGGAAGGTGAAGAAGATTCTGATGACGATGACATGAATAACACTGAAGATGGCAGTGATGTCGATGCTTCTATCGGTGGGGATGAAGAGGAAGATATGAATGACAGTGATGAAGGCGAGACAGATTCGGAAAATGAAGAGCTCGAAAGCGAAGATGATGATGGAGAGGCTTCTGCAGAAGAGAGTGGAAGCAAAGGGAAGAAACGGAAGATAGTAGATTTCGATGCGAATCTTCTCTCTGCTGATACAAGCCTACGAGCACTAAAGAGGTTCGCAGAAGCGAAGAGCGAGCAGCCTTCTTTGGATGATAACGATGGCATACTTTCTAATGAGGACTTCCGAAAAATCAAAGATCTTCAG GCAAAGAAGGAAGCAAAACTTGCATTGGCTCGAAAGGGATTCAAGGTTCCGGATTCTGATTGGCTAAGTAAGAAGCGGGTCAATCCAGACAAACTTGAA GCTCACATAAGGCATAAACTGACAAAGGAGCAAAGGATGGAGTTAGTTAAAGCGGGTAGGGAGGACAGAGTGAAATACCAATCCAGGACTGCCATCAAGCAGAAGAAG GTGGGAGGATCAAGCAATAAACAGAAGGAGCACAGGAAGAATATGCCTCTTGCTGCCGTAAGATCAAAGGCTGGTAGATCAAAGCgaatgaagaaaatgaagaacaacACAAGCGGAAACCAGCAGAGAGGAAGGAAAGCTTGGAAATGA